Part of the Sinorhizobium terangae genome is shown below.
CGCCGGTTTCAAGAAGGGATTGCGATTGTCCATCATCGCATTATCAGATTTAGCAATAGAATCTTAAGCTTGCGTTAAGGTCGCCGTGGCCGGCGATCACGCGCGCCGGCGCACAAATTCGGCATCGGTGTCGGTCACGTAGCCAATCTCGGCGGGCTGGTCGAGGGCTATGCGGAACTGCGAGACGAGCTCCGAGAGGCCGGACGCCTCGTTCGAAAGACGATGCGTCATCGCCGTGCTTTCTTCGACCATCGCGTTGTTTTGCTGCGTCATCCGGTCGAGCGCGCGCACGGTTTCGTTGACGTGCTGGAGGCCGCTCACCTGGGCGCGCGCATCGGCGGCGATCTCCGAGATCTGGTCGTTGATAGCGTGGATTTGTCCGGAGATCCGGCTGAGTGCGTCGCCTGCCGCCCTCACGAGCGATACGCCATTCGCCACCTCGTCTGCAGACGCGGTGATGATGGTCTTGATTTCACGCGCCGCGACGGCGGATTTCTGGGCAAGCTCCCGCACTTCGTGTGCGACAACCGCGAACCCCTTGCCCGCCTCGCCGGCGCGTGCGGCTTCGACCCCGGCATTCAGCGCCAAAAGATTGGTCTGGAAGGCTATGTCGTTGATCGTGCCGATGATCTGCGAAATCGAATGCGAGGCGGATTCGATCCTGCCCATGGCATCAACCGCATCGCTGACGACATCGCTTGACTTGTCGGAACTCTCTTTCGCAGCGGCTGCAATCTCAGTGGCGGAGGTGGCATGTTCGGCGGTGCGCCGTACGGTAAGCGTGATGGTGCCCAGCGCCGCCGCCGCTTGCTCCAGCGACAGCGCCTGATGCTCCGTGCGCTTTGCAAGCTGGTCTACTGCATCTCGCATTTCACCGGCGTCGCCGTGAATGTGGGCGATTCTCGTCTTCACATCGCGGAGTGTGAGCGCGAGCCGGTCGAGAGACATGTTGTAGTCCAGGCGCAGGCGATCGAGTCCTTCGACGAACGGTTGGTCGATGCATGTGGTCAGGTCGCCGTGCGAAAGTCGTTCGAGCCCTGTCGCCAGTTCATCGACCGCTTCGCCGATGTGACGGGCCTCCTCTATCCGCGCGACGTCGCGTGCCCGTCGCTCGTCCTCGATCGATGCCCGCGTGTCTTCCGCCTCCTTCTCGAGGCGAACCCGGTCGATCGCCGCATCGCGGAAGACGACGACGGAGCGGGCCATGTCGCCGATTTCGTCCTTGCGCGTCTGGCCCGCGCAGGCGATCGCCGTATCGCCGCCGGCGAGCCGATCCATATCCTTCACCAGAGCCGATATCGGATCCGTCAGGCGGCGTGAGTACCAGATTGCAGTGACGATCGCGGCAATCAGGACCATGAGTGCCGACAGCAATGTCCAGTTGCGCAGCGCCGTCACAGCCGCGAAGGCCTCGCGCGAAGTCATGACGGCGGCGACAGTCCAGCGGGTGCCGAAGGCATCGAGGGTGGTCGCCGCCATCTGCGCTTCTTCACCGCGGAAATCCGGAAGCGCGCTGCTGGCGATCGCCTCGCTTTGGGTGACCGCTGCCGGTCGGTCCACCCGCGTACGCAGCATGTCGTTTTCGCTCGTCCTGGCA
Proteins encoded:
- a CDS encoding methyl-accepting chemotaxis protein, with the translated sequence MRLSVKLPLAAAGLAVLSIAATSLASLTVSGRMSSQAVVEKLEALADARRNELRHYLTTIENDLRNLQEQKTVAKALSDLSSAMAGIGSDAAGELARRYATENPNAEDKRALLSSAGKDKYDDLHGRYHPFFRRFAEAHGYKDVLLVNLNGDVVYTLNKKGDFAVNLLRAPWKGTGLGRIFEATAEGTDKNSLAFASYESYGPLGERPSAFIAIPIASLDGKIGTLVLEMPDAMIGQIVGNTTGLGETGETILIDQNGFFLTDSARTSENDMLRTRVDRPAAVTQSEAIASSALPDFRGEEAQMAATTLDAFGTRWTVAAVMTSREAFAAVTALRNWTLLSALMVLIAAIVTAIWYSRRLTDPISALVKDMDRLAGGDTAIACAGQTRKDEIGDMARSVVVFRDAAIDRVRLEKEAEDTRASIEDERRARDVARIEEARHIGEAVDELATGLERLSHGDLTTCIDQPFVEGLDRLRLDYNMSLDRLALTLRDVKTRIAHIHGDAGEMRDAVDQLAKRTEHQALSLEQAAAALGTITLTVRRTAEHATSATEIAAAAKESSDKSSDVVSDAVDAMGRIESASHSISQIIGTINDIAFQTNLLALNAGVEAARAGEAGKGFAVVAHEVRELAQKSAVAAREIKTIITASADEVANGVSLVRAAGDALSRISGQIHAINDQISEIAADARAQVSGLQHVNETVRALDRMTQQNNAMVEESTAMTHRLSNEASGLSELVSQFRIALDQPAEIGYVTDTDAEFVRRRA